The Halorhabdus sp. BNX81 genome includes a region encoding these proteins:
- the sufU gene encoding Fe-S cluster assembly sulfur transfer protein SufU: MGIGGSDMYRQQILDHYKNPRNHGELDDATFSHTGENPMCGDTIEMDIVLDDDEETIEAVAFRGDGCAISQASASMLSERLQGMTIEELEALDRDDVIDMLGVDISPMRVKCAVLAEKVAQDGAEIYFGEKDLDMTSTEDDDAHEE; the protein is encoded by the coding sequence ATGGGAATCGGCGGCAGCGACATGTACCGACAGCAGATCCTCGATCACTACAAGAACCCGCGGAACCACGGCGAACTCGACGATGCCACGTTCTCTCACACCGGCGAGAACCCGATGTGTGGAGACACCATCGAGATGGACATCGTCCTCGATGACGACGAGGAGACCATCGAAGCCGTCGCCTTCCGCGGCGACGGGTGTGCGATCTCTCAGGCCTCGGCGTCGATGCTCTCCGAACGGCTTCAGGGAATGACGATCGAGGAACTGGAAGCACTGGATCGGGACGACGTCATCGACATGCTCGGGGTGGACATCTCGCCGATGCGCGTCAAATGTGCCGTCCTCGCCGAGAAGGTCGCCCAGGACGGCGCGGAGATCTACTTCGGCGAGAAGGACCTCGACATGACTTCGACCGAGGACGACGACGCTCACGAGGAGTAG
- a CDS encoding methyltransferase domain-containing protein, with the protein MYLLELAGTDDAFAAYEADSAASRVTVRGGGVATARGITDRVSQLALTHRVSDLLGTAAPNLDSARALLEAASIDRSGSVAVRARDVRGATGVSTQAVERALGSILVERGFAVDLDDPDYELRAVFAGPPSTTEWDGDGIEIAPDAGEDGLCALGWLAVEPERDFTDRAPTDRPFFQPGSMDPALARALVNVAGARPGARVLDPMCGTGGLLLEATRVGSAVVGVDALEKMVQGTRENLVAAGADEFLVCRGDARRLPFEADTFDAVVVDAPYGRQTKVSADSLAVLLEDALGQARRIAPRAVVVGDRPWAAVAREAGWTVSAQFQRRVHRSLDRFVHVLDRG; encoded by the coding sequence GTGTACCTGCTGGAACTCGCCGGTACCGACGACGCCTTTGCCGCCTACGAAGCCGACAGCGCTGCCAGTCGGGTCACCGTCCGCGGCGGGGGTGTCGCGACTGCCCGCGGGATCACTGATCGGGTGTCACAACTGGCGTTGACCCATCGGGTGAGTGACCTGCTCGGGACGGCTGCGCCGAACCTCGACAGCGCTCGCGCGCTGCTCGAAGCGGCCAGCATCGACCGCTCGGGGTCGGTCGCGGTGCGAGCGCGGGACGTCCGCGGCGCGACGGGCGTGAGCACGCAGGCCGTCGAGCGCGCGCTCGGTTCGATACTTGTCGAGCGCGGGTTCGCGGTCGATCTCGACGATCCCGACTACGAACTCCGGGCGGTGTTCGCCGGCCCGCCCTCGACAACTGAGTGGGATGGCGACGGTATCGAAATCGCGCCTGACGCTGGCGAGGACGGACTCTGCGCGCTCGGCTGGCTCGCGGTCGAACCGGAGCGGGACTTCACCGATCGCGCGCCGACCGATCGCCCGTTCTTCCAGCCGGGGAGCATGGACCCGGCCCTCGCCCGAGCACTGGTCAACGTTGCCGGCGCACGGCCCGGCGCGCGCGTGCTCGATCCGATGTGCGGGACTGGCGGCCTCCTGCTGGAAGCGACGCGGGTCGGCTCGGCGGTCGTCGGCGTCGATGCCCTGGAGAAGATGGTTCAGGGGACGCGCGAGAATCTCGTGGCTGCGGGGGCTGACGAGTTCCTTGTCTGCCGGGGCGACGCCAGGCGGCTTCCGTTCGAGGCTGATACGTTCGATGCCGTCGTCGTCGATGCGCCGTACGGGCGACAGACCAAGGTGTCGGCGGACTCGCTGGCTGTGCTACTCGAAGATGCACTCGGGCAAGCCCGTCGGATCGCGCCCCGGGCCGTCGTCGTCGGGGATCGCCCTTGGGCTGCGGTAGCTCGCGAGGCTGGCTGGACCGTCTCGGCCCAGTTTCAGCGCCGCGTCCACCGCTCGCTCGATCGATTCGTTCACGTACTCGACCGCGGGTAA
- a CDS encoding phosphatase PAP2 family protein, whose translation MTVPITLLGMVIAVTVVLVSVTTAVVIGWRRFTRLRTDYRSIARNAIPSLALLGGVLAINSVVREVGVEVSWLIGWNITGDIYAIEGNLVPAIQSLAHPWLTTYFSLIYVYGYVFVLVFPLVAYLVLDDMEWFRTAAIAYALNYAIGLCLYLVFIAYGPRNLLPDLTEPLLYTNWPSSQFLVSEVNANTNVFPSLHTSLSVTVIALAYRTRRVYPRWLPIATLVGGSVVISTMYLAIHWGTDVVAGAILGVGCVWLARRIVRR comes from the coding sequence ATGACGGTCCCGATCACACTGCTGGGCATGGTGATAGCCGTCACCGTCGTGTTGGTAAGCGTCACGACGGCAGTCGTCATCGGGTGGCGACGATTCACCCGACTTCGGACCGACTATCGCTCGATAGCACGGAACGCCATCCCCTCGCTTGCATTACTCGGCGGCGTGCTCGCCATCAACAGTGTCGTCCGGGAAGTCGGCGTGGAAGTCTCCTGGCTCATCGGCTGGAACATCACTGGCGATATCTATGCGATCGAGGGGAACCTCGTCCCGGCGATCCAATCGCTCGCCCACCCGTGGCTGACGACGTACTTCTCGCTGATCTACGTCTATGGATACGTCTTCGTGCTGGTGTTCCCGCTCGTGGCGTATCTCGTTCTCGACGACATGGAGTGGTTCCGGACGGCGGCGATAGCCTACGCGCTCAACTATGCGATCGGGCTTTGCTTGTACCTCGTCTTCATCGCCTATGGCCCACGAAACCTGCTCCCGGACCTCACGGAGCCACTCCTGTATACGAACTGGCCGAGTTCGCAGTTTCTCGTGAGTGAAGTGAACGCCAACACCAACGTCTTCCCGTCGTTGCACACGTCCCTGTCGGTGACTGTGATCGCCCTGGCGTACCGGACCCGCCGTGTCTATCCTCGATGGCTCCCGATCGCGACGCTCGTCGGCGGCAGCGTCGTGATCTCGACGATGTACCTGGCCATCCACTGGGGAACCGACGTCGTCGCCGGCGCTATCCTCGGCGTGGGCTGTGTCTGGCTCGCTCGACGGATCGTTCGACGCTGA
- a CDS encoding radical SAM protein, whose amino-acid sequence MISEGCEQCAKGGKMVIFVYGYCDQRDCFYCPLGENRKNVTDVYANERKVEDDQDLIEEAKRMDALGSSLTGGEPQEVMDRTCRYISLLKDEFGEDHHIHLYTGITGGRENMRRLAEAGLDEIRFHPPLDMWGDLHGTEWEDILYIAREEGLTPAFEIPGIRPEDEFVTFVEEGAAEFVNVNEFEMSQGNYRRMQQQGFDLKEDHMSAVEGSHDVLDSMAKHPKVYFCTSVFKDAAQHRNRLKRMAKNVRRPFDETTDDGTLVYGKAWVEADRLDELGVPAEYYVEKSEHVEMAWWLLEEMIEEGDIAEGEIVEQYPTVDGTVVERTPLPEVSAERSEAVRSDRTA is encoded by the coding sequence ATGATTTCAGAGGGCTGCGAGCAGTGTGCCAAGGGCGGGAAGATGGTGATCTTTGTCTACGGCTACTGCGACCAGCGCGACTGCTTTTACTGTCCGCTCGGCGAGAACCGCAAGAACGTCACCGATGTCTACGCCAACGAGCGGAAAGTCGAGGACGATCAGGACCTCATCGAGGAAGCAAAGCGCATGGACGCGCTGGGCTCGTCGCTGACCGGCGGCGAACCCCAGGAGGTCATGGACCGCACCTGCCGGTATATCTCCCTGCTCAAAGACGAGTTCGGCGAGGACCACCACATCCATCTGTATACCGGCATCACCGGGGGGCGCGAGAACATGCGCCGCCTCGCCGAGGCCGGTCTGGACGAGATTCGGTTCCACCCGCCCCTGGACATGTGGGGTGACCTCCACGGCACCGAGTGGGAGGATATTCTCTATATCGCCCGCGAGGAAGGGCTCACGCCGGCCTTCGAGATTCCCGGTATCCGTCCGGAGGACGAGTTCGTCACCTTCGTCGAAGAGGGGGCCGCCGAATTCGTCAACGTCAACGAGTTCGAGATGAGCCAGGGCAACTACCGCCGGATGCAACAGCAGGGCTTCGACCTGAAGGAGGACCACATGAGCGCCGTCGAGGGGAGCCACGACGTGCTCGACTCGATGGCCAAACACCCGAAAGTCTACTTCTGTACGTCGGTGTTCAAAGACGCCGCCCAACATCGTAATCGGCTCAAGCGGATGGCCAAGAACGTCCGTCGTCCCTTCGACGAAACCACCGACGACGGTACCCTGGTTTACGGCAAGGCCTGGGTCGAGGCCGATCGCCTCGACGAACTCGGCGTCCCCGCGGAGTACTACGTCGAGAAATCCGAGCACGTCGAGATGGCGTGGTGGCTCTTAGAGGAGATGATCGAGGAGGGCGATATCGCGGAGGGCGAGATCGTCGAGCAGTATCCGACGGTCGACGGGACGGTGGTCGAGCGGACGCCGCTTCCGGAAGTCTCCGCCGAGCGAAGTGAGGCGGTTCGCTCGGATCGAACGGCGTGA
- a CDS encoding DoxX family protein produces MVNTEVDTTLFGTDVSYEIDGRWLAYWTFLLRVVVGWWFFHAGITKVLESGVSYNASWFVAQEGLVLSPIMNLFQSGIPYGLVQFWIPVGETLIGLGLLVGCLVRLASFFGAFLMMFFVTTNRGFAHSMVNSDLMGLLLFITLIVLAAGRVWGIDAYLERLDIVQKYPRLRYLLG; encoded by the coding sequence ATGGTAAATACCGAGGTGGACACAACGCTGTTCGGGACGGATGTATCGTACGAGATAGACGGTAGGTGGTTGGCCTACTGGACGTTCCTGTTGCGAGTGGTCGTCGGGTGGTGGTTCTTCCACGCAGGCATCACGAAGGTGCTTGAGAGTGGCGTCTCATACAACGCCAGTTGGTTCGTCGCCCAGGAGGGGCTGGTTCTCTCGCCGATCATGAACCTCTTCCAGTCCGGGATTCCCTATGGGCTTGTCCAGTTCTGGATCCCGGTCGGCGAGACCCTGATCGGACTCGGCCTGCTGGTCGGGTGTCTCGTCAGGCTCGCGTCCTTTTTCGGCGCGTTCCTGATGATGTTCTTTGTGACCACCAACCGTGGGTTCGCCCACAGTATGGTTAACAGCGACCTGATGGGGCTGCTGTTGTTCATCACGCTGATCGTGCTGGCTGCCGGTCGCGTGTGGGGTATCGATGCATACCTCGAACGGCTGGACATCGTCCAAAAGTATCCCCGACTGCGGTACCTGCTCGGCTAA
- a CDS encoding aspartate kinase, producing MRVVVKFGGTSLGSGDRIERAADSIAAVVEQGHEVAVVASAMGSTTDHLLEEIEYEADEADQAEIVSMGERTSVRMLKGALSARGISAAFLEPGSEDWPIITDEYGEVDVDETTQRAHALAGQLKDVVPVLTGFLAEDHSGNVTTLGRGGSDTTAVMLGKYMDADEVVIVTDVEGVMTGDPRVVEGARNVGEISVDELRNLSFRGAEVVAPSALSYKDGNMDVRVVHYQHDNLLKGGTSIEGEFQKLIDLQENRLCCLTVAGRAIRNQSGILAQLTNALADEGINVEAVSSGMDSITFYLDTEVAETAEAILHDEVVDADVLSSITVIQDVAVIRVTGGELPDQPGAVKQVIDPVSEAHINLLDVITSATSIAVFVPWDDREQALELVQDAL from the coding sequence ATGCGCGTCGTAGTCAAGTTCGGCGGGACGAGTCTGGGTAGCGGTGATCGGATCGAACGAGCGGCCGACTCGATCGCCGCTGTCGTCGAGCAGGGGCACGAAGTCGCCGTCGTGGCCAGCGCGATGGGGTCGACGACGGACCATCTGCTGGAGGAAATCGAGTACGAGGCCGACGAGGCCGATCAGGCCGAAATCGTCAGCATGGGCGAACGGACCTCCGTTCGGATGCTCAAGGGGGCACTGTCGGCCCGCGGGATCAGTGCGGCCTTTCTCGAACCGGGCAGCGAGGACTGGCCGATCATCACCGACGAGTACGGCGAGGTCGACGTCGACGAAACGACCCAACGTGCCCACGCCCTGGCTGGCCAGTTGAAAGATGTTGTGCCGGTTCTCACCGGGTTCCTGGCCGAGGATCACAGCGGGAACGTCACCACGCTGGGTCGTGGTGGCAGCGACACGACCGCGGTGATGCTCGGGAAGTACATGGATGCAGACGAGGTCGTCATCGTCACCGACGTCGAGGGCGTCATGACCGGCGATCCGCGGGTCGTCGAGGGGGCCCGCAACGTGGGCGAGATCTCCGTCGACGAACTCCGGAACCTCTCCTTTCGGGGCGCGGAGGTCGTCGCACCGAGCGCCCTCTCGTACAAGGACGGCAACATGGACGTCCGCGTCGTTCACTATCAGCACGACAATCTGCTGAAGGGCGGGACCTCCATCGAGGGCGAGTTCCAGAAACTCATCGATCTCCAGGAAAACCGACTGTGCTGTCTGACCGTCGCGGGCCGGGCGATCCGCAACCAGTCGGGGATTCTCGCCCAGCTTACGAACGCTCTCGCCGACGAAGGCATCAACGTCGAGGCCGTCTCCAGCGGGATGGACTCGATCACCTTCTATCTCGACACCGAGGTGGCAGAGACGGCCGAAGCTATCCTGCACGACGAAGTCGTCGACGCCGACGTCCTCTCGAGTATCACCGTCATCCAGGACGTCGCCGTCATCCGCGTGACCGGCGGGGAGCTACCGGATCAGCCGGGTGCGGTCAAACAGGTCATCGATCCCGTCTCGGAAGCCCACATCAACCTGCTGGACGTGATCACGAGCGCGACATCGATCGCCGTCTTCGTCCCCTGGGACGATCGCGAACAGGCACTCGAACTGGTTCAAGACGCCCTTTGA
- a CDS encoding cysteine desulfurase, translated as MTVRETGDVDVGSIRDDFPVLEREFEGTPLVYLDNAATTQTPQRVIDTISEYYETYNANVHRGLHQLSQEASVAYEEAHDTVAEFVGASGREELVFTGNTTESENLVAYAWGLHELGPGDEVVLTEMEHHASLVTWQQIAKRTGATVRYIRVTDEGHLDMEHAKELIGPETAMVSVVHVSNTLGTINPVADLAELAHAEDALIFVDGAQAVPNRPVDVKAIDADFYAFSGHKMAGPTGIGCLYGKQATLEDMEPFNYGGDMITKVTFDDATWNELPWKFEAGTPKIAQGIALAEAADYLADIGMDRIARHENELAQYAIDRLGEFDDIEIYGPPAGEERGGLVSFNLESVHAHDLSSILNDYAVAIRAGDHCTQPLHDKLGVAASARASFYLYNTTDEIDVLIEAIDDARELFG; from the coding sequence ATGACGGTACGTGAAACAGGGGACGTAGACGTCGGGTCGATCCGGGACGACTTCCCCGTGCTGGAGCGGGAGTTCGAGGGGACACCGCTGGTCTATCTCGACAACGCGGCGACGACACAGACGCCCCAGCGGGTCATCGACACTATCAGTGAGTACTACGAGACCTACAACGCAAACGTCCATCGGGGCCTCCATCAGCTCAGCCAGGAGGCCAGTGTGGCTTACGAGGAGGCCCACGACACTGTCGCCGAATTCGTCGGCGCGAGCGGCCGCGAGGAACTCGTCTTCACCGGCAACACGACCGAATCGGAGAATCTGGTGGCCTACGCGTGGGGACTGCACGAACTCGGCCCCGGCGACGAGGTCGTCCTCACGGAGATGGAACACCACGCGTCGCTGGTGACCTGGCAACAGATCGCCAAGCGGACCGGCGCGACGGTGCGATACATCCGGGTTACCGACGAGGGTCACCTCGACATGGAGCACGCCAAAGAGCTGATCGGCCCCGAGACGGCGATGGTCTCGGTGGTCCACGTCTCGAACACGCTCGGGACGATCAACCCCGTCGCCGACCTCGCCGAGCTGGCCCACGCCGAGGACGCGCTCATCTTCGTCGACGGCGCCCAGGCCGTCCCGAACCGGCCGGTCGACGTGAAAGCGATCGACGCTGACTTCTATGCCTTCTCCGGTCACAAGATGGCCGGACCGACCGGGATCGGGTGTCTCTACGGCAAGCAAGCGACCCTCGAGGACATGGAGCCGTTCAACTACGGCGGCGATATGATCACGAAAGTCACGTTCGATGATGCTACCTGGAACGAACTGCCCTGGAAGTTCGAGGCCGGGACACCCAAGATTGCCCAGGGGATCGCCCTGGCGGAGGCCGCCGACTACCTCGCTGACATTGGGATGGACCGAATCGCCCGCCACGAGAACGAACTCGCCCAGTATGCCATCGACCGCCTCGGGGAGTTCGACGACATCGAGATCTACGGCCCACCGGCCGGCGAGGAACGCGGTGGCCTGGTCTCGTTCAATCTGGAATCAGTCCACGCCCACGACCTCTCCTCGATTCTCAACGACTACGCGGTCGCCATCCGGGCCGGCGATCACTGCACCCAGCCGCTGCACGACAAACTCGGCGTTGCTGCCAGCGCGCGTGCCTCGTTTTACCTCTACAACACGACTGACGAGATCGACGTGCTGATCGAGGCGATCGACGACGCCCGAGAGCTGTTTGGGTGA
- a CDS encoding NUDIX hydrolase: MSEESLAWETLSSETTYTCEGFDVITETVRLPDGTETEFDYLSEGESVVILPLTPDDEVVVIEEWRQPVRRVNYGLPAGSVEPDDEDLRTAVARELKEETGYEAGTIDHLTTVEPANGFSDAVFHYVLAEDCTPTGEQDLDYNESIRVGTTTVESLRGAARDDELRDGRTLLGVLYYELFGQ, encoded by the coding sequence ATGTCCGAGGAGTCACTCGCCTGGGAGACGCTATCGAGCGAGACCACCTACACCTGCGAGGGGTTCGACGTCATCACAGAGACGGTCCGACTGCCGGACGGCACCGAGACCGAGTTCGACTATCTGTCGGAGGGCGAAAGCGTCGTGATCCTGCCACTGACACCGGACGATGAGGTGGTCGTTATCGAAGAATGGCGACAGCCTGTCCGGCGGGTCAACTACGGGCTGCCGGCTGGCAGCGTCGAGCCCGACGACGAGGACCTCCGGACGGCAGTCGCCCGCGAACTCAAAGAAGAGACTGGGTACGAAGCCGGGACGATTGACCACCTGACGACCGTCGAACCCGCCAACGGGTTCTCGGACGCCGTCTTTCACTATGTCCTCGCCGAGGACTGTACGCCGACTGGCGAGCAGGACCTCGATTACAACGAGTCGATCCGCGTCGGGACGACGACCGTCGAATCCCTCCGCGGGGCGGCCCGGGACGACGAGTTACGCGACGGCCGGACGCTGCTCGGCGTGTTGTACTACGAGTTGTTCGGGCAGTGA
- a CDS encoding ABC transporter substrate-binding protein, with amino-acid sequence MDSSDVSPTLSRRKLLGGVGFGAAVGSAGCLQYARSLTNRDSPEQVSVTIKTVPADDDEAAVQIARRLQKHMTTAGIDASIELVANTELLRDILLNQSFDVYVGQYPPQHDPDFLRPALHSRFVTEQGWQNPFGISDLGLDERLVDQRSTTTDDRQRAVTSATEAVGEIQPFAMACFPKDITVVRTDRFDNWSVDGLDRPINYLAVDRPADAPSEDPTTLRVVLTDDRITKNCNPIAVEYRGPNTLTKLLYDPLARQQGSEIRPWLATDVTWRRTADLGVTATVTLREGLSWHDGQNLTAADVVFTYRFLDDTSLGTGDMPVHSPRFRGRTSLVESVERLDDRTVRFGFGDTVETVAARALTVPMLPSHVWQEKTGETNIAGIDISEGITQALVWANTDPVGSGPLQFESRTPGEQVVFSRFDEHFLVGGGPDRFTIPFERFDVRVAPSDAAAVSLVTDGTVDATGSPVHPKVLDSVADSDSIETYMTDSRSFYHVGFNARREPFGNVRFRQAVARLLDSEYIASTVFEGYATPAATPLAGTAWEPTEFEWDGDDPFVPFAGSDGEIDVSEARDAFREAGYTYDDDGRLRG; translated from the coding sequence ATGGACTCTTCGGATGTGTCCCCCACCCTCTCGCGTCGGAAACTGCTGGGCGGCGTCGGATTCGGCGCGGCCGTTGGCAGTGCCGGCTGTCTCCAGTACGCCCGGAGTCTGACCAACCGGGACAGCCCCGAGCAGGTCTCGGTGACGATCAAGACAGTCCCGGCAGACGACGACGAAGCGGCCGTCCAGATCGCGCGTCGCCTCCAGAAACACATGACGACGGCCGGGATCGACGCTTCGATCGAGTTGGTAGCAAATACGGAGTTGCTCCGCGATATCCTCTTGAACCAGTCCTTTGACGTCTACGTGGGCCAATATCCACCACAGCACGACCCCGACTTCCTTCGGCCCGCGTTGCACTCACGGTTCGTTACCGAGCAGGGGTGGCAAAACCCCTTCGGGATCTCCGACCTCGGACTCGACGAGCGGTTGGTCGATCAGCGATCAACGACAACGGATGACCGACAACGTGCCGTGACGTCGGCCACAGAGGCCGTCGGGGAGATCCAGCCGTTCGCCATGGCGTGTTTCCCCAAGGACATCACTGTGGTCCGGACCGACCGGTTCGACAACTGGTCTGTGGACGGCCTCGACAGGCCGATCAACTATCTGGCCGTCGATCGCCCTGCAGACGCTCCGAGCGAGGATCCAACGACGCTCAGGGTCGTATTGACGGACGACCGCATCACGAAGAACTGCAACCCCATCGCGGTCGAGTACCGTGGACCCAACACGCTGACCAAGCTCCTCTATGATCCACTCGCCCGACAGCAGGGCAGCGAGATCAGGCCGTGGTTGGCCACCGACGTGACGTGGCGACGGACTGCGGACCTGGGCGTGACGGCGACCGTCACCCTCCGGGAAGGACTGTCCTGGCACGACGGGCAGAACCTGACGGCAGCCGATGTCGTCTTCACGTATCGGTTTCTCGATGACACGAGCCTGGGGACAGGGGACATGCCCGTGCACTCGCCCCGATTCCGGGGCCGAACGTCGCTGGTCGAGTCGGTCGAGCGTCTCGACGACCGGACCGTGCGGTTCGGGTTCGGCGACACTGTCGAGACAGTCGCAGCCCGTGCGCTGACGGTCCCGATGCTTCCGTCCCACGTCTGGCAGGAAAAGACCGGAGAGACGAACATCGCCGGGATCGACATCTCGGAAGGCATCACGCAGGCACTGGTCTGGGCAAACACCGACCCGGTCGGAAGCGGTCCGTTACAGTTCGAGTCACGAACGCCGGGAGAGCAAGTCGTTTTCTCGCGGTTCGACGAGCACTTTCTGGTCGGTGGCGGTCCGGACCGATTCACGATCCCGTTCGAGCGATTCGACGTCCGGGTCGCGCCGTCGGACGCGGCGGCAGTCTCACTCGTCACCGACGGGACGGTCGATGCAACCGGCAGTCCCGTCCATCCGAAGGTTCTCGACAGCGTGGCCGACAGCGACTCGATCGAGACCTACATGACGGACTCACGGTCGTTCTATCACGTGGGATTCAACGCACGGCGTGAGCCATTCGGCAACGTTCGCTTCCGGCAGGCGGTCGCTCGACTCCTCGATTCCGAGTACATCGCCTCGACAGTGTTCGAGGGCTACGCCACACCAGCGGCGACGCCGCTTGCCGGAACGGCCTGGGAACCGACGGAGTTCGAATGGGACGGCGACGATCCGTTCGTTCCGTTCGCCGGATCGGATGGTGAGATCGACGTGTCCGAAGCCAGGGACGCGTTCCGCGAAGCAGGGTACACCTACGACGACGACGGGCGGTTGCGCGGATGA
- a CDS encoding VWA domain-containing protein has product MAHSRRQYLRLCAASTGGLLAGCAGLLGDEDRESDAVDDWQYDPAERTDGLNASSGAGVQLSANAESADLGLAAGGASNVADFRRNVEEGYLPLPDSLPVEGLFYNYYFDTGGTGECSSLFCPSYATAITEDPLGESTDRYFTVGLNSTLDTSTFERKRLDVVIVLDISGSMGSQFDQYYYDRFGNRHTVEEGDSRTKMAVAKDALVALTEQLDPDDRVGVVLFNNEATVAKPLREVETTDMDAIRGHIREDIQAGGGTNIADGMAEAADMLGEYADADPTEAETRQIVVTDAMPNTGQTDDQALQDRLAGYAEDGIHTSFVGVGVDFNPELVDEITAVRGANYRSVHSAEKFETYLGEEFEYMVTPLVYDLSVELDAADAEIATVYGSTAAEDATDELLSVNTLFPSPKSDGETRGGVVLVKLDGEASGDMTLRASWKDRSGSADETTRTIEFPEESPEHFANTGIRKAVLLARYADLLRNWMVHERDPDRVTVTADSEIGVPPEDLPLGEWEQQSQPLAVSSPYESRIERFRGYFEGEADSIGDDDLIQELDMMRKILQAA; this is encoded by the coding sequence ATGGCTCACAGCAGGCGACAGTACCTCCGGCTGTGTGCGGCCAGTACCGGTGGATTGCTTGCCGGCTGTGCCGGACTGCTGGGTGACGAGGATCGGGAATCCGACGCGGTCGACGACTGGCAGTACGACCCGGCCGAGCGGACCGACGGCCTGAACGCGAGTAGCGGGGCCGGTGTCCAATTGAGTGCCAACGCGGAAAGTGCCGATCTCGGGCTTGCCGCCGGCGGCGCGAGCAACGTCGCGGACTTCCGGCGCAACGTCGAGGAGGGGTACCTGCCACTCCCCGACAGCCTTCCGGTCGAGGGACTGTTCTACAACTACTACTTCGACACTGGCGGGACAGGTGAGTGCTCGTCGCTGTTCTGTCCCTCATACGCGACGGCGATCACGGAAGACCCGCTGGGCGAGTCCACAGACCGCTATTTCACGGTCGGACTCAACTCGACGCTGGATACGTCGACCTTCGAACGCAAGCGGCTCGACGTCGTGATCGTCCTCGACATCTCCGGGTCGATGGGGTCGCAGTTCGACCAGTACTACTACGATCGCTTCGGGAACAGACACACCGTCGAGGAGGGAGACAGCCGGACGAAGATGGCCGTCGCCAAGGACGCCCTGGTGGCGCTGACCGAGCAGCTCGACCCCGACGATCGGGTGGGAGTCGTCCTGTTCAACAACGAGGCGACCGTCGCCAAGCCACTCCGGGAGGTCGAGACGACAGACATGGACGCGATCCGTGGGCACATCCGTGAGGACATCCAGGCCGGCGGCGGGACGAACATCGCCGACGGCATGGCCGAGGCCGCCGACATGCTCGGCGAGTACGCCGACGCCGACCCCACGGAAGCCGAGACCAGACAGATCGTCGTCACCGACGCGATGCCGAACACCGGCCAGACCGACGACCAGGCGCTACAGGATCGTCTCGCGGGCTACGCCGAAGACGGGATTCATACCAGCTTCGTCGGCGTCGGCGTCGACTTCAACCCCGAACTCGTCGACGAGATCACCGCCGTCCGCGGCGCGAACTACCGATCGGTCCACTCCGCCGAGAAATTCGAGACATATCTCGGCGAGGAGTTCGAGTACATGGTGACGCCGCTCGTGTACGATCTCTCGGTGGAACTCGACGCTGCGGACGCCGAGATCGCGACCGTGTACGGCTCGACGGCTGCCGAAGACGCGACCGACGAGCTGCTTTCAGTGAACACGCTGTTCCCGTCCCCGAAATCGGACGGTGAAACCCGCGGCGGCGTGGTCCTGGTCAAACTCGACGGGGAAGCCAGCGGAGACATGACGCTGCGGGCGTCCTGGAAGGATCGATCGGGGTCGGCGGACGAGACGACGCGGACCATCGAATTCCCGGAAGAGTCGCCGGAACATTTCGCAAACACGGGAATCCGGAAAGCGGTCCTGCTGGCCCGGTATGCCGATCTCCTGCGAAACTGGATGGTCCACGAACGCGATCCTGACCGAGTCACGGTCACGGCTGACAGCGAAATCGGGGTCCCACCGGAAGACCTGCCGCTCGGTGAGTGGGAACAGCAGTCCCAGCCGCTGGCGGTCTCTTCGCCCTACGAGTCCCGGATCGAACGGTTCCGGGGGTACTTTGAGGGGGAAGCTGATTCGATCGGTGACGACGATCTCATCCAGGAACTCGACATGATGAGGAAGATACTCCAGGCGGCATGA
- a CDS encoding rubrerythrin-like domain-containing protein — translation MPHNQDVEDDTADVTSQFECMGCGTIVEAETHPGECADCGGEFQNRAKSLE, via the coding sequence ATGCCACACAATCAGGACGTCGAGGACGACACCGCGGACGTGACCTCGCAGTTCGAGTGCATGGGGTGTGGGACGATCGTCGAGGCCGAGACCCACCCCGGCGAGTGTGCAGACTGTGGCGGCGAATTCCAGAACCGGGCGAAGTCCCTCGAATAG